The proteins below come from a single Mya arenaria isolate MELC-2E11 chromosome 8, ASM2691426v1 genomic window:
- the LOC128243064 gene encoding uncharacterized protein LOC128243064 — protein sequence MDGRCTALLRVRLPVRPYEHRQSQVICKLLDRNRMPGLPRLQVRIDNSTLPTEPWKFGKDYWSSFELYPEWTGNTYYGFRGVAFHRRDYWSETAVVVKTFRHHDGRAADWAPYKRRCDVARNLALKFNRHLQALHSQTRVEVVKPIDAVMDSRSDIMVITRLIMRFDKKFSENEAVLFEDLLEGDFKTFVTSKGEATCDESQVLDAFAHFTYQATDGNMVACDLRGVENDGKFRLTSPVIHSVDGSFGDSDKSTVGIRDFFQNHMCTALCHDFPKPDELFPRTPSAPVYLSCSTTSKEIDADDKTPMLSDDDDFQPPEYVLHDGSSPPPYTQ from the exons GCTAGACCGGAACAGGATGCCGGGACTGCCGCGTCTACAGGTGCGCATCGATAACTCGACGCTGCCAACAGAGCCATGGAAGTTCGGGAAGGACTACTGGAGCTCGTTCGAGCTTTACCCTGAATGGACCGGAAACACCTATTACGGATTTAGG GGTGTGGCGTTTCACAGACGTGACTACTGGTCAGAGACGGCGGTCGTCGTGAAGACGTTCCGACACCATGATGGACGGGCGGCGGACTGGGCTCCATACAAGCGCAGGTGCGATGTGGCTCGGAACCTCGCCCTCAAGTTCAACAGGCACCTGCAGGCGCTTCACTCACAAACTAGG GTGGAAGTTGTGAAGCCGATTGACGCTGTAATGGATAGCCGGTCTGACATCATGGTTATAACGAGGCTTATCATGCGATTTGATAAAAAGTTTTCCGAAAACGAGGCTGTCCTATTCGAAGATCTTTTGGAGGGAGACTTTAAAACCTTCGTCACCAGTAAAGGAGAGGCAACGTGCGACGAATCTCAAGTGTTGGACGCTTTCGCGCATTTTACATATCAAGCAACGGACGGTAATATGGTGGCGTGTGACCTAAGGGGTGTCGAGAATGACGGGAAATTCAGGCTAACAAGCCCGGTGATACATTCCGTGGACGGATCATTTGGTGATTCGGATAAATCTACTGTCGGGATCAGGGATTTCTTTCAAAACCACATGTGTACAGCTCTGTGCCATGATTTCCCTAAACCGGACGAACTTTTTCCCAGAACTCCCTCTGCGCCAGTGTATCTTTCCTGCAGCACGACCTCCAAAGAAATAGACGCAGACGACAAGACACCAATGTTGTCAGACGACGATGATTTCCAGCCGCCCGAGTACGTGTTGCATGATGGGTCTTCACCACCGCCATACACGCAGTGA